In one Deltaproteobacteria bacterium genomic region, the following are encoded:
- a CDS encoding DUF3553 domain-containing protein, with translation MAAGDNKRLYLRVGDEVNHIRYEEWGLGVVMEIMTSSIPGGTCLARVRFQDGQLRCFNNDLDNEACSYYFGVRRYWNPTHGVDAIRQRFFGRG, from the coding sequence CTGGCTGCCGGCGATAACAAGCGGCTCTATCTGCGCGTCGGCGACGAGGTCAATCACATACGTTATGAGGAATGGGGATTAGGCGTTGTCATGGAAATCATGACATCATCGATTCCGGGCGGCACCTGTCTGGCCCGCGTGCGCTTTCAAGACGGCCAATTGCGCTGTTTCAACAACGATCTCGACAATGAGGCCTGCAGTTACTATTTCGGCGTGCGCCGCTACTGGAATCCAACCCACGGCGTCGACGCCATCCGACAAAGATTTTTTGGCAGAGGGTAA
- a CDS encoding alpha/beta hydrolase yields the protein MTAPREHIVESLGLPLHYLEWGEPGGEPLVLVHGFLDLAYSWRLFVAALQAKSHRPLRIIAPDCRGHGDSGWVGAGGYYHFPDYVYDLDCVLRAAGISQCKLIGHSMGGTIAFQYSGTFANRVTKLVLIEGVGPVGMEFSDAPARMQLWIDEVRERGRRHFREYTSIEAGASQLRQSNPRLNDAFALDLARAAMKQNHHGKWVWKFDPLHRTASPQPFYSAQALEFFRRIECPVLIVDGQQSRQTRRTDKQQRYQALRDQRHVVIDNAGHMVHQDNPERLAEAVAPFLEL from the coding sequence ATGACGGCGCCCCGTGAACATATCGTCGAGTCCCTGGGCTTGCCGCTGCACTATTTGGAATGGGGTGAACCTGGCGGCGAACCGCTGGTGCTTGTTCATGGCTTTCTCGATCTCGCATACAGCTGGCGCTTGTTCGTCGCGGCGTTGCAAGCAAAGAGCCATCGCCCGCTGCGGATCATCGCGCCCGATTGCCGCGGCCACGGCGATAGCGGCTGGGTCGGCGCTGGCGGTTACTATCATTTTCCCGACTATGTTTACGATCTCGATTGCGTGCTGCGCGCGGCGGGAATATCGCAGTGCAAGTTGATCGGCCATTCCATGGGCGGCACCATCGCCTTTCAATACTCCGGAACCTTTGCCAATCGCGTCACCAAGCTCGTGCTCATCGAAGGCGTCGGACCGGTGGGCATGGAATTTTCCGACGCCCCCGCGCGCATGCAATTGTGGATCGACGAAGTGCGCGAGCGCGGCCGCCGCCATTTTCGTGAATACACCAGCATCGAAGCCGGCGCCAGCCAACTCCGCCAAAGCAATCCGCGTTTGAACGATGCCTTCGCGTTGGACTTGGCGCGCGCCGCCATGAAGCAAAATCACCACGGTAAATGGGTCTGGAAGTTCGATCCACTGCACCGCACCGCATCGCCTCAACCTTTTTACAGCGCCCAAGCGTTGGAGTTTTTTCGCCGCATCGAGTGCCCGGTGTTGATCGTCGACGGCCAACAGAGCCGCCAGACCCGCCGCACCGACAAGCAGCAACGTTACCAAGCGCTGCGCGATCAGCGCCACGTCGTCATCGACAACGCCGGCCACATGGTGCATCAGGATAATCCCGAGCGCCTAGCTGAAGCGGTTGCGCCATTCTTGGAGTTGTAA